In Lascolabacillus massiliensis, a single genomic region encodes these proteins:
- the mreC gene encoding rod shape-determining protein MreC: MRNLFNFIIRNSHWLLAFLLIVFSFYLVFAHNPYQRSVYLTSANSVTGWFYTVSNNVTSFIHLRKNNQMLLEQNALLEDELFSLRSYIDGLSVADSSEVDAFVRDSAMQTQFAFIPAEVVNLSFSGPNNFITINKGSKSGLKPDMGVISQRGVVGVVANVSTNFSVVIPIINPMFRLSAKLKHSENYGSISWNGESINYAQLGELPKHEIYQEGDTVMTSFSRIFPKQTIIGFVSDIGKTNDDNFNTFNVKLATDFNSLQDVLVINDRFYEEQKSLENILDQ; encoded by the coding sequence ATGCGTAATCTGTTCAACTTCATTATAAGAAATAGCCACTGGCTGCTAGCATTTCTGCTTATAGTATTCAGTTTCTATCTTGTATTTGCGCATAATCCATATCAGAGAAGTGTTTATCTTACTTCTGCAAACAGCGTAACAGGTTGGTTTTACACTGTATCTAATAATGTAACATCCTTTATTCATCTTAGAAAGAATAACCAGATGTTATTGGAGCAAAATGCTTTATTAGAAGATGAACTATTCTCTCTGAGATCATATATTGATGGACTCTCTGTTGCAGATTCATCTGAAGTGGATGCATTTGTACGTGACTCGGCCATGCAGACTCAGTTCGCTTTTATTCCTGCTGAAGTGGTTAATTTAAGCTTTTCAGGACCTAATAATTTTATAACTATAAATAAGGGTTCTAAAAGCGGACTGAAACCTGATATGGGGGTAATATCTCAACGCGGTGTAGTGGGGGTGGTAGCTAATGTATCTACAAACTTTTCTGTTGTTATTCCAATAATTAACCCTATGTTTCGTCTGAGTGCCAAGTTGAAACACTCCGAAAATTACGGCTCAATTTCATGGAATGGAGAAAGTATTAACTACGCTCAATTGGGGGAATTGCCAAAGCATGAGATTTATCAGGAAGGTGACACTGTAATGACCAGTTTCTCACGAATTTTTCCTAAACAGACAATAATAGGATTCGTTAGTGATATTGGTAAGACAAATGATGACAATTTCAATACATTCAATGTTAAGTTAGCTACTGACTTTAATTCATTGCAGGATGTATTGGTTATCAATGATCGGTTTTATGAAGAGCAGAAATCACTTGAAAATATATTGGATCAATGA
- a CDS encoding nitrous oxide-stimulated promoter family protein, whose product MNEGEKKVVSKMISIYCRSKHNQKNELCIECKSLNNYALQRLERCPFGDDKPTCGTCTIHCYKRDMRKRIKEVMRFSGPRMLFAHPIEAIRHFNRERKRKK is encoded by the coding sequence ATGAATGAAGGCGAAAAAAAGGTTGTCAGCAAGATGATCTCTATATATTGTCGTTCAAAACACAATCAGAAAAACGAACTGTGTATTGAATGCAAATCTCTAAACAATTATGCACTACAGCGGCTTGAACGTTGCCCTTTTGGGGATGATAAGCCAACATGTGGTACTTGCACAATTCATTGCTACAAAAGAGATATGCGTAAGAGGATAAAAGAAGTTATGAGATTTTCAGGTCCACGTATGCTTTTTGCCCATCCAATTGAAGCAATACGACATTTTAACCGAGAACGAAAAAGGAAAAAGTGA
- a CDS encoding creatininase family protein, whose product MSRKSFLNIPLTNWGEVIKHEYDIAILPWGAVEPHNYHLPYLTDCILTYEIAGDAAEAAYEKGVTCMVMSPVYFGSQNIGQWNKPFCVHTRTETQKYILTDIVTSLQAQGLNKLVIINGHGGNTFKPYVRDLNMAFPDFRIVIVDWWTLEPTQDYFEEKPDEHAGEQETSVMLHYHPELVNMDNAGDGYVKPVNVSALNKKIGWTPRNWDEVSEDTGIGNPKKSTAEKGRRYVEVVVKKITELLVDLKSVE is encoded by the coding sequence ATGTCAAGAAAAAGTTTTCTAAATATCCCACTAACCAATTGGGGTGAAGTAATCAAGCACGAATATGATATTGCAATTTTACCTTGGGGGGCAGTAGAACCTCATAACTATCATCTTCCTTATCTTACAGATTGCATACTTACTTACGAGATTGCCGGTGATGCTGCTGAAGCAGCTTACGAGAAAGGAGTTACCTGCATGGTTATGTCTCCTGTTTATTTTGGCTCTCAAAATATTGGACAGTGGAATAAACCATTCTGTGTGCATACCAGAACAGAAACGCAGAAGTACATATTAACTGATATCGTAACATCCCTTCAAGCACAAGGATTGAATAAGCTAGTCATAATCAACGGTCACGGTGGTAACACCTTTAAACCATATGTAAGAGATCTCAATATGGCTTTTCCAGATTTCCGTATTGTGATAGTTGACTGGTGGACTTTAGAGCCAACTCAAGACTATTTCGAAGAAAAGCCTGATGAACATGCTGGAGAACAGGAGACGTCTGTAATGCTGCATTATCATCCGGAACTGGTAAATATGGACAATGCAGGTGATGGATATGTAAAACCTGTAAATGTATCAGCATTAAATAAAAAAATCGGATGGACGCCACGCAACTGGGATGAAGTCTCTGAAGATACAGGAATTGGCAATCCGAAGAAATCGACAGCCGAAAAGGGCAGGAGATATGTAGAAGTAGTAGTAAAGAAAATTACAGAACTACTTGTTGATCTCAAGTCAGTAGAATGA
- the mrdA gene encoding penicillin-binding protein 2: protein MNNKINPKNLANRRYVIAALVVVIGIIYVVQLFNLQLLSPQYRDYADSNAFLRRTLYPARGAIYDRKGELLVYNRPTYDVMMVVREMTRFDTLDFCNTLNIDIERFRELDAEMRDSRKNPGYSSYTPQLFMSQLDIEEYGLLQEKLYKFPGIYIQSRTERQYNHPNMGLILGYVAEVDQNKIASDPYYVRKDYVGKSGIELSHEIDLRGEKGVEILLRDAHGRVQGRYNDGKDDKAPVSGKDLTLGIDIELQAYGELLMQNKVGSIVMIEPETGEILAMISAPTYDPSLLTGKEFSSNYQSLVNNPYKPLINRSVAGTYPPGSTFKPASGLVYLQEGIITPETMYSCFGGYPPLGGRPRCHGHASPLSLQYALSTSCNSFFCYGLNHMLSNRTKYSSVGEAFNRWRDHMVNMGFGYQLGVDLPSEKRGFIPNSKFYSNIFKTERWNAHNVISIAIGQGEVLATPLQIANLGATIANRGYFYTPHVVREIKGASLDSEYTTRKYTGINPEHFELTVAGMADAVKFGTCRGINLEPLVEVCGKTGTAENPHGDDHSLFMGFAPKDNPKVAIAVVVENGRFGATNAVPIARLMLQKFFNGEVPESDKWLEQTIMNREILPYVYTRNIPSK from the coding sequence GTGAACAATAAGATTAACCCGAAAAATTTAGCAAACCGTCGATATGTAATTGCTGCATTAGTTGTAGTAATTGGAATTATATATGTAGTACAATTATTTAACCTGCAGTTGCTTAGTCCTCAATATAGAGATTATGCAGATAGCAATGCATTCCTTAGGAGAACATTATATCCTGCCAGAGGTGCTATCTATGACCGAAAAGGTGAACTTCTGGTATATAACAGACCAACTTATGATGTAATGATGGTTGTAAGGGAGATGACCCGTTTCGATACACTTGATTTTTGCAATACACTAAATATTGATATTGAGAGGTTTCGTGAACTTGATGCGGAAATGAGGGATAGCAGAAAAAACCCCGGTTACTCGTCATACACACCGCAACTTTTTATGTCACAGCTTGATATAGAAGAATATGGACTTTTACAGGAAAAACTATATAAGTTTCCCGGCATATATATTCAGAGCAGAACTGAAAGACAGTATAATCACCCTAATATGGGGCTTATTCTTGGTTATGTGGCAGAAGTTGACCAAAATAAAATAGCCTCTGATCCTTACTATGTACGAAAGGATTATGTGGGAAAATCAGGTATTGAGTTGTCTCATGAGATTGATCTACGTGGAGAAAAAGGTGTTGAGATTTTACTTCGGGATGCACATGGCAGAGTTCAAGGCAGATATAATGATGGAAAGGATGATAAAGCTCCTGTTTCAGGTAAGGATTTAACTCTTGGCATTGATATAGAACTTCAGGCATATGGTGAGTTACTGATGCAGAATAAAGTAGGAAGTATTGTTATGATTGAACCTGAGACTGGTGAGATACTGGCAATGATATCAGCTCCTACTTACGATCCATCATTGCTTACGGGTAAAGAGTTCAGTTCTAATTATCAGTCACTTGTTAATAATCCATACAAGCCTCTGATAAACAGATCTGTTGCTGGAACATATCCTCCCGGGTCAACATTTAAACCTGCAAGTGGACTTGTTTATCTTCAAGAGGGAATTATTACACCTGAAACAATGTATTCCTGTTTTGGAGGGTATCCTCCTTTAGGAGGCCGCCCAAGATGTCATGGTCACGCATCACCTTTATCGCTACAATATGCACTATCTACCTCCTGCAACTCTTTCTTTTGTTATGGACTTAACCACATGTTAAGCAATAGAACAAAATATTCAAGTGTGGGTGAAGCATTTAACAGGTGGCGCGACCACATGGTTAATATGGGATTTGGATATCAATTAGGTGTAGATCTACCATCAGAGAAAAGAGGCTTCATTCCGAACAGTAAATTCTATTCAAACATATTCAAAACTGAAAGATGGAATGCCCATAATGTTATTTCAATTGCAATAGGGCAAGGTGAGGTTTTGGCTACTCCTCTCCAGATAGCTAATTTAGGGGCAACAATAGCTAATCGCGGATATTTCTATACACCACATGTTGTCAGAGAGATAAAAGGTGCAAGTTTAGATAGTGAATATACTACAAGAAAATATACAGGAATTAACCCTGAACACTTTGAATTAACGGTTGCCGGTATGGCAGATGCTGTTAAATTTGGAACTTGCCGAGGTATTAATCTTGAACCTCTGGTTGAAGTGTGCGGTAAAACAGGTACAGCAGAAAATCCACATGGAGATGACCACTCACTTTTTATGGGTTTCGCACCTAAAGATAATCCTAAAGTAGCAATTGCAGTGGTAGTGGAGAATGGTCGTTTCGGAGCAACAAATGCAGTGCCCATTGCACGTTTAATGCTTCAGAAATTCTTCAATGGTGAAGTACCTGAGAGTGACAAATGGTTGGAACAAACTATAATGAATCGTGAAATTCTTCCATACGTCTATACAAGAAATATTCCATCAAAATAA
- a CDS encoding LuxR C-terminal-related transcriptional regulator, translating into MKLLDLHTVIADVLSEHNELIPVLNRFGIRLGVGDKTLEDLCEENNLDPGLIITVLNVYLNEDYAPDLLDFIDTESIADYFQHTVENYIHELMPNIEKHLNAFIALSSSHNDSEHHHTNGYSVSGNEELGMLRMLFLKFKERMTNYLKRIANYDEEFPDELLHDLKNILIKHLSTEYNQNLCYAVIFSIHSFEKDLEAHNRLREKVLQPKLNQLDVSGIKQLQHSIVNEHIVRSDEEGHNLTNRETEILRLIVQGNLNKEIADILNISLNTVLTHRKNIINKTGIKTVSGLTFYCLRNGLISM; encoded by the coding sequence GTGAAATTACTAGACCTACATACTGTAATTGCTGATGTGTTGAGTGAACACAATGAGTTGATACCTGTACTTAATCGTTTTGGAATCAGACTTGGTGTTGGAGATAAAACTCTGGAAGATCTGTGTGAAGAGAATAATCTTGATCCCGGACTTATTATAACTGTTCTAAATGTTTATCTAAACGAGGATTATGCGCCTGATTTATTAGATTTTATTGACACTGAGTCAATTGCTGATTATTTTCAGCACACTGTGGAGAATTATATTCACGAGCTGATGCCAAATATCGAGAAACACTTAAATGCTTTTATAGCGTTAAGTAGTTCGCATAATGACTCAGAACACCATCATACAAACGGATATAGCGTATCAGGGAATGAAGAGTTGGGAATGCTGAGAATGCTTTTCCTGAAGTTTAAGGAGAGGATGACCAACTACCTGAAGAGGATAGCAAATTATGATGAAGAATTCCCGGATGAGCTGCTTCATGATTTAAAAAATATATTAATTAAGCATCTTTCAACTGAATATAACCAAAACCTTTGTTATGCAGTTATCTTTTCCATACATTCATTCGAGAAAGACCTTGAGGCTCATAACAGGTTACGTGAGAAAGTACTTCAACCAAAACTAAATCAACTTGATGTATCAGGAATAAAACAGCTGCAGCACTCAATTGTAAATGAGCACATTGTAAGGAGTGATGAAGAGGGTCATAATCTAACAAACCGTGAAACGGAGATTCTCAGGCTGATAGTTCAGGGAAATCTGAACAAGGAGATAGCAGATATTCTGAATATAAGTCTCAACACAGTACTAACTCATCGAAAAAATATAATAAACAAGACTGGTATTAAAACTGTTTCAGGTCTCACTTTCTATTGTTTGCGAAATGGTTTGATATCAATGTAA
- the mreD gene encoding rod shape-determining protein MreD has product MKTVYFKEVLLFLLLIILQVLLLNRINVFGIATPVLYIYFLLKLSIGRNQFYVIISGFLLGLIIDIFLNTPGVNAAATTIIATIRRPVIYLFYEKEIYDEFIPGINTATGSFVRFTIFMVLTHLTLLFFIESFTLFNLLNTISRIISSSIISIILILALDSLIYRKKAGEQ; this is encoded by the coding sequence ATGAAAACTGTATATTTTAAGGAAGTACTGTTGTTTTTGCTGCTTATTATACTTCAGGTATTGCTTCTGAACAGGATAAATGTATTCGGCATTGCTACTCCTGTTTTGTATATATATTTTTTGTTGAAGCTATCAATTGGCCGGAACCAGTTTTATGTTATAATATCCGGTTTTTTATTGGGACTTATTATAGATATATTTTTGAATACTCCCGGTGTAAACGCGGCAGCTACAACGATTATAGCCACAATTAGGAGACCAGTTATCTATCTTTTTTATGAGAAGGAGATATATGATGAGTTTATCCCCGGTATAAATACAGCAACCGGTTCATTTGTGAGATTTACTATATTTATGGTATTGACACATTTGACACTACTCTTCTTTATAGAGTCATTTACGCTGTTTAATCTATTGAATACAATTTCAAGGATAATTTCCTCTTCTATAATTTCAATTATACTTATACTTGCATTAGATAGTTTAATATATAGGAAAAAGGCCGGTGAACAATAA
- a CDS encoding methylmalonyl-CoA mutase family protein, with protein MSNQREKLFTDFPPVSTDEWIEVVTNDLKGADFQKKLVWRTKEGFNVKPFYRADDIDGFKALENLPGQFPYVRGTKKDNNWYVRQEIKVVDFADANKKALVLLEKGVNSFGFKLPKHQLSSENLAILLNGIAPDKVELNFSTCISKTIDLAKLVVDYIKGQNLDVMKCFGSVEFDPFRKILKKGIDEPEWVEKAVEIVKITSPLPRFRSIIVTGNMLNDAGAYSYQELGFSLSYGNQVLSKLIENGIEPSTAAKKIKFKFGVGSNYFMEIAKFRAARWLWAEVVNAYKPPCPHDCDNKADDGTCRCAAKMNVHAITSAFNQSLYDPYVNMLRSQTEAMSATLGSVDSLTVRPFDEAFEAPTEFAERIAVNQQLLLKEEAHFDKVTDPSSGSYYIETLTRSLAEQAWKLFIDTEEAGFYNSLKSGLVQDAINKTAEERFNALANRREILLGTNQYPNFNEIMSDKIDESATGSGCGCGNTQGSTPLKSLNKNRLADQFNELRLATEKSGKRPKVFMLTIGNLAMRLARSQFSSNFFASAGYEIIDNLGFKTVEEGVKAAKEKGADVIVLCSSDDEYPQYAPETYEMLKDSNELLVVAGAPACMDELKAQGVEHFINVKSNVLETLKMFNDRLL; from the coding sequence ATGAGTAATCAGAGAGAGAAGCTTTTTACAGATTTTCCTCCTGTTTCCACTGATGAGTGGATAGAAGTTGTCACCAATGACCTAAAAGGTGCCGATTTCCAAAAGAAACTGGTATGGAGAACTAAAGAGGGTTTTAATGTGAAACCATTCTATCGTGCCGATGATATAGATGGATTTAAGGCACTTGAAAATCTGCCTGGTCAATTCCCCTATGTTAGAGGTACAAAGAAAGACAATAACTGGTATGTCCGTCAGGAGATAAAGGTTGTTGATTTTGCAGATGCAAACAAAAAAGCACTTGTTTTGCTAGAAAAAGGTGTTAATTCATTTGGCTTTAAACTGCCAAAACATCAGTTATCATCTGAAAACCTCGCAATATTGCTTAATGGAATTGCTCCCGATAAAGTAGAATTAAACTTCAGTACCTGTATTTCTAAAACTATCGATCTTGCAAAATTGGTGGTTGATTACATTAAAGGTCAAAACCTTGATGTTATGAAATGCTTTGGTTCTGTTGAGTTTGATCCGTTCAGAAAAATACTGAAAAAGGGAATAGATGAGCCAGAGTGGGTAGAAAAAGCAGTGGAAATAGTAAAAATTACTTCCCCACTACCACGTTTCCGTTCAATTATTGTAACTGGTAATATGTTGAATGATGCTGGAGCATACAGTTATCAGGAGCTTGGTTTTAGTTTATCTTATGGAAATCAGGTTTTATCCAAACTAATCGAAAATGGCATTGAACCATCAACAGCAGCTAAAAAGATTAAATTCAAGTTTGGTGTAGGATCTAATTATTTCATGGAGATTGCCAAATTCCGTGCTGCTCGCTGGCTTTGGGCTGAGGTAGTAAATGCATATAAACCACCATGTCCTCACGATTGTGATAACAAGGCAGATGATGGCACTTGCCGTTGTGCAGCCAAGATGAATGTTCATGCAATAACTTCAGCCTTCAACCAGTCGCTTTATGACCCATATGTTAACATGCTACGTTCACAAACCGAAGCTATGTCTGCTACTTTAGGTTCAGTTGATTCACTTACTGTACGTCCATTCGATGAAGCTTTTGAAGCTCCAACAGAATTTGCAGAACGAATTGCTGTAAACCAACAACTACTATTGAAAGAGGAAGCACATTTTGATAAAGTAACTGATCCATCTTCAGGATCATACTATATTGAAACACTAACCAGATCGCTTGCAGAACAGGCCTGGAAGCTTTTTATTGATACAGAAGAGGCTGGTTTCTATAACTCACTTAAATCTGGTTTAGTTCAGGATGCTATTAATAAGACAGCTGAAGAGCGCTTCAATGCTCTTGCAAATCGCAGGGAGATACTTCTTGGCACCAACCAGTATCCTAACTTTAACGAAATTATGAGTGATAAGATTGATGAAAGCGCAACAGGTAGTGGTTGCGGATGTGGTAACACACAAGGATCAACTCCACTTAAAAGTCTGAACAAGAATAGGCTTGCTGATCAGTTTAATGAGCTTAGACTAGCTACCGAGAAGAGTGGTAAACGCCCAAAGGTGTTTATGCTTACAATTGGTAATCTGGCAATGCGTCTGGCTCGTTCACAGTTCTCAAGCAACTTCTTTGCAAGTGCAGGCTATGAGATTATAGACAACCTTGGATTCAAAACAGTTGAAGAGGGAGTTAAAGCAGCAAAAGAAAAAGGTGCAGATGTAATCGTGCTCTGTTCAAGTGATGATGAGTACCCACAATATGCTCCTGAAACATATGAAATGCTTAAAGATAGCAATGAACTATTAGTAGTAGCAGGGGCACCTGCTTGTATGGATGAGCTTAAAGCTCAGGGAGTAGAGCATTTTATTAATGTTAAGAGTAATGTTCTCGAGACACTTAAGATGTTTAATGATAGGTTGTTGTAA
- a CDS encoding rod shape-determining protein, whose translation MGLFSFTQELAMDLGTANSIIVNSAGKILLDEPSIVALDRKTEKMIALGEKARQMHGKTHENIRTVRPLRDGVIADFNAAEQMIREMIKMANKNKRGWFSPSLRVVICIPSGSTEVEIRAVRDSAEHAGGRDVFMIFEPMAAALGIGLDVEAPEGNMIVDIGGGTTEIAVISLGGIVSNKSIKIAGDDFTEDIQDYMGRQHNIKIGDRTAEQIKINVGSVLTELENPPEDYVVHGPNRMTSLPMDVPVSYQEIAHCIEKSVTKVDSAVLSALEQTPPELYADIVRNGIYLTGGGALLRGLDKRLTEKIGIPFHVVDDPLHIVAKGTAIALRNINKFNFLMR comes from the coding sequence ATGGGCTTATTCTCATTTACACAAGAGCTGGCAATGGACCTCGGGACAGCCAATTCTATAATAGTGAACAGTGCAGGCAAAATATTGCTTGACGAACCTTCGATAGTAGCTTTGGATCGAAAGACCGAGAAAATGATAGCTTTGGGTGAAAAAGCCAGGCAGATGCATGGAAAGACTCATGAAAATATTCGCACTGTAAGACCCTTGAGAGATGGTGTTATAGCTGATTTTAATGCTGCGGAACAGATGATCCGTGAAATGATTAAAATGGCGAACAAAAATAAAAGAGGATGGTTCTCCCCATCACTACGTGTAGTGATTTGTATTCCCTCAGGAAGTACAGAGGTAGAAATTCGTGCAGTTAGAGACTCGGCAGAACATGCGGGAGGAAGGGATGTATTCATGATTTTTGAGCCTATGGCAGCTGCACTTGGAATCGGACTCGATGTTGAAGCCCCTGAAGGAAACATGATTGTTGATATAGGTGGAGGAACAACTGAAATAGCTGTTATTTCTCTTGGTGGTATTGTATCCAATAAATCAATCAAGATTGCAGGAGATGACTTTACTGAAGATATCCAGGACTACATGGGTCGTCAGCACAATATAAAAATTGGAGATCGAACTGCTGAGCAAATTAAAATTAATGTTGGTTCAGTCTTAACTGAACTCGAAAATCCACCAGAAGATTATGTAGTACATGGTCCCAACAGAATGACCTCTTTACCAATGGATGTACCTGTTTCATATCAGGAGATTGCGCATTGTATCGAGAAATCTGTGACAAAGGTTGATTCAGCTGTACTAAGTGCACTTGAACAAACACCACCTGAACTTTATGCTGATATTGTAAGAAATGGTATCTATCTTACAGGTGGAGGAGCATTGTTAAGAGGGCTGGATAAACGCTTAACTGAGAAGATTGGTATTCCATTCCATGTAGTTGACGATCCACTGCATATTGTTGCAAAAGGTACTGCTATTGCATTGAGGAATATAAACAAATTCAACTTTTTAATGCGTTAA
- the rodA gene encoding rod shape-determining protein RodA yields the protein MIKHTGIEIEEKGKVDRITLFLYLLFVVIGWFNIYAASYDLENATGMFDLSTRAGSQLIWIGTSLLIAFSLIKIEVSFYETYSFLFYLIGIFLLVVTLIVAQEINGSRSWLIIGPVRLQPAEFMKFIISLALAKVLNTYDFKLMDKKNLMLVSSIIILPTLLVIFQSETGTALVYLSLILVLYREGLPGGVLFMGIAAIIYFILGIRFSDEQIGMLSKGEIMTVVLIIIFSAGMVWSYLKRKRTFFIIILISSVPFLIALILYFFSETIDWGMFSLISLGVTAFHLLYLFLRYRVKTYFYIFLFLIVSFGFLESTEYVFNDVLQPHQQMRIKVTLGMEQDLSGAGYHVGQSKIAIGSGGLTGKGYLNGTQTKLKYVPEQDTDFIFCTIGEEHGFIGSTIVMILFTVFVLRLLKLAERQTTTFGRVYGYSVVSIFFFHLLINIGMVIGIMPVIGIPLPFFSYGGSSLWGFTILLFIFLRIDKSRKRG from the coding sequence ATGATCAAGCACACAGGCATAGAAATTGAAGAAAAGGGTAAAGTGGATAGAATCACACTTTTCCTTTACCTTTTGTTTGTTGTCATAGGATGGTTTAATATTTATGCTGCCAGCTATGATCTGGAGAATGCAACAGGGATGTTTGATCTGTCTACCAGAGCAGGTTCGCAACTTATTTGGATAGGAACCTCTTTGCTAATCGCTTTTTCATTGATAAAAATAGAGGTGAGCTTTTATGAAACATACTCCTTCCTGTTTTACCTTATCGGGATATTTCTATTAGTTGTAACCCTTATCGTAGCTCAAGAGATAAACGGTTCCCGGTCGTGGCTGATAATTGGGCCTGTCCGACTTCAGCCGGCTGAATTCATGAAGTTTATAATTTCACTGGCATTGGCTAAGGTTTTAAATACTTATGACTTTAAGCTGATGGATAAGAAAAACCTAATGCTTGTCAGTAGTATTATAATTTTACCAACACTTCTCGTAATTTTTCAAAGTGAGACTGGTACAGCATTAGTTTACCTTAGTCTTATCCTTGTACTTTACAGAGAAGGCCTCCCTGGTGGGGTTCTTTTTATGGGTATTGCTGCAATTATCTATTTCATTCTGGGAATCAGATTCTCAGATGAGCAAATAGGTATGTTGTCAAAAGGAGAAATAATGACAGTTGTACTTATCATAATATTTTCAGCTGGAATGGTATGGAGCTATCTTAAGCGCAAAAGAACATTTTTTATAATTATATTGATTTCTTCTGTTCCATTTTTAATAGCACTTATTTTATACTTTTTCTCGGAGACTATTGACTGGGGAATGTTTTCACTCATATCACTTGGTGTTACAGCCTTTCATCTGCTCTACCTGTTTTTAAGATATAGAGTTAAAACTTACTTCTATATATTCCTTTTTCTAATTGTCTCCTTCGGATTCCTTGAATCAACAGAATATGTCTTCAATGATGTACTGCAGCCTCATCAGCAGATGCGTATAAAGGTGACATTAGGTATGGAGCAGGATTTAAGTGGTGCAGGTTATCATGTTGGGCAGTCAAAAATAGCAATCGGCTCAGGAGGTCTTACAGGCAAGGGGTATCTAAATGGTACACAGACAAAACTTAAATATGTTCCTGAACAGGATACCGACTTTATTTTCTGCACCATTGGTGAGGAGCATGGATTTATCGGTTCCACAATAGTTATGATTTTATTTACAGTCTTTGTGCTTAGGTTGCTAAAACTTGCAGAAAGACAGACTACCACATTTGGCAGAGTATATGGTTACAGTGTTGTAAGTATATTTTTCTTTCATTTGCTGATAAATATTGGTATGGTTATTGGCATCATGCCAGTTATCGGGATCCCATTGCCATTTTTCAGCTATGGAGGCTCCTCTTTATGGGGATTTACAATACTTCTGTTTATTTTCCTTAGAATAGATAAGTCCAGAAAAAGAGGTTAG
- a CDS encoding SDR family NAD(P)-dependent oxidoreductase, whose product MIKTAIITGASKGIGNELAILFAKDGHNLVLIARSGKELDNLKQQLEEEYNVTVHILIKDLSKPESAQSVFDELKAINVEVDYLVNNAGFGDYGAFTDCEWDTYEKMITLNVTTLTHLCHLFIKEIKGRKPGRILNVSSTAAFQPGPMMAVYFATKSYVLSLSEAIGYELRKDNITVTTLCPGPTSTNFGEVSGMNASQLVKNIRIASSKDVAELGYKAMMKGKSTVIHGTQNKLAPFGIRFIPRKWVTRLSAKVMGNSV is encoded by the coding sequence ATGATAAAAACAGCAATAATTACCGGAGCTTCAAAGGGTATTGGCAATGAGTTAGCCATTTTGTTTGCAAAAGATGGCCATAACCTTGTTTTAATAGCAAGAAGCGGTAAAGAGTTGGATAATCTAAAACAGCAGCTCGAAGAGGAATACAATGTCACCGTACATATCTTAATAAAGGATTTAAGTAAACCTGAATCGGCTCAGTCTGTATTTGATGAGTTGAAAGCCATTAATGTAGAAGTAGATTATCTTGTAAATAATGCAGGTTTTGGCGACTATGGGGCTTTTACTGACTGTGAATGGGATACTTATGAAAAGATGATTACACTAAATGTTACTACACTCACTCACTTATGCCATCTTTTTATAAAAGAGATTAAAGGCAGAAAACCTGGTAGAATACTGAATGTATCTTCTACAGCAGCATTTCAGCCCGGTCCAATGATGGCAGTTTATTTTGCTACAAAATCATATGTTCTTAGTCTATCCGAAGCAATCGGTTATGAACTGAGAAAAGATAACATAACCGTTACAACACTTTGTCCCGGTCCCACTAGCACTAACTTCGGTGAAGTATCAGGAATGAATGCCTCACAGTTAGTGAAGAATATAAGGATAGCAAGCTCTAAGGATGTTGCTGAGTTGGGCTATAAAGCCATGATGAAAGGTAAATCCACAGTCATTCATGGTACTCAAAACAAGCTTGCACCCTTTGGTATAAGATTTATTCCGAGGAAGTGGGTTACCCGTTTATCTGCCAAGGTGATGGGCAACAGCGTGTAG